One segment of Hemitrygon akajei chromosome 15, sHemAka1.3, whole genome shotgun sequence DNA contains the following:
- the sra1 gene encoding steroid receptor RNA activator 1 isoform X1, whose amino-acid sequence MVSWFREEGWEQGNQERGWNDPPQFSYGLQTRAQIGQRKPFLTKRVIAPQMDLPPKVCGPTGIPPGLTPSGSSTLSQQRLPPPPKLSSLSNTCQPLQSTTVISDCNVKEVEDVLTPLNKALEACRTSVKKQVCDDIGRRLTILQDMWQNGKLSVSVQTRMYLLAQEMEHCKWDSADEIHRSLMVDHVNEVGQWMVGVKRLIAESKNLPSDIISCADKGCESGN is encoded by the exons atggtatCCTGGTTCCGGGAGGAGGGTTGGGAGCAAG GAAATCAAGAGCGAGGTTGGAATGATCCTCCTCAGTTTTCATATGGTTTGCAGACTCGAGCACAAATCGGTCAAAGGAAACCATTTCTCACAAAGAGAGTAATAGCACCTCAGATGGATTTGCCACCAAAAG TTTGTGGACCTACTGGAATTCCTCCTGGATTGACACCATCTGGCAGTTCCACACTCAGCCAGCAAAGACTACCACCTCCACCCAAGCTTTCTAGTTTGTCTAATACTTGCCAACCTCTTCAAAGCACAACAGTTATTTCTGATTGCAATGTAAAGGAGGTGGAAGATGTTTTAACTCCTTTAAATAAGGCACTAGAGGCTTGTAGGACATCAGTTAAG AAGCAAGTTTGTGATGATATTGGCCGACGACTAACAATACTGCAAGACATGTGGCAAAATGGAAAGCTATCTGTATCAGTGCAAACAAGAATGTATCTGCTTGCACAAG AAATGGAGCATTGCAAGTGGGATTCTGCTGATGAAATTCACAGATCTTTGATGGTTGACCATGTAAATGAAGTAGGACAgtggatggttggtgtgaagCGTCTCATTGCTGAAAGCAAAAATCTGCCATCTGACATTATTTCCTGCGCTGACAAGGGTTGTGAATCAGGGAACTAA
- the sra1 gene encoding steroid receptor RNA activator 1 isoform X2 → MSDLFVKPGNQERGWNDPPQFSYGLQTRAQIGQRKPFLTKRVIAPQMDLPPKVCGPTGIPPGLTPSGSSTLSQQRLPPPPKLSSLSNTCQPLQSTTVISDCNVKEVEDVLTPLNKALEACRTSVKKQVCDDIGRRLTILQDMWQNGKLSVSVQTRMYLLAQEMEHCKWDSADEIHRSLMVDHVNEVGQWMVGVKRLIAESKNLPSDIISCADKGCESGN, encoded by the exons ATGTCTGATCTGTTCGTGAAACCAG GAAATCAAGAGCGAGGTTGGAATGATCCTCCTCAGTTTTCATATGGTTTGCAGACTCGAGCACAAATCGGTCAAAGGAAACCATTTCTCACAAAGAGAGTAATAGCACCTCAGATGGATTTGCCACCAAAAG TTTGTGGACCTACTGGAATTCCTCCTGGATTGACACCATCTGGCAGTTCCACACTCAGCCAGCAAAGACTACCACCTCCACCCAAGCTTTCTAGTTTGTCTAATACTTGCCAACCTCTTCAAAGCACAACAGTTATTTCTGATTGCAATGTAAAGGAGGTGGAAGATGTTTTAACTCCTTTAAATAAGGCACTAGAGGCTTGTAGGACATCAGTTAAG AAGCAAGTTTGTGATGATATTGGCCGACGACTAACAATACTGCAAGACATGTGGCAAAATGGAAAGCTATCTGTATCAGTGCAAACAAGAATGTATCTGCTTGCACAAG AAATGGAGCATTGCAAGTGGGATTCTGCTGATGAAATTCACAGATCTTTGATGGTTGACCATGTAAATGAAGTAGGACAgtggatggttggtgtgaagCGTCTCATTGCTGAAAGCAAAAATCTGCCATCTGACATTATTTCCTGCGCTGACAAGGGTTGTGAATCAGGGAACTAA